Proteins encoded together in one Lathyrus oleraceus cultivar Zhongwan6 chromosome 5, CAAS_Psat_ZW6_1.0, whole genome shotgun sequence window:
- the LOC127084207 gene encoding sugar transport protein 5: MAGGGFAVEDPVADIETKITLSVIISCIVAASSGLIFGYDIGISGGVTTMVPFLEKFFPDILKKAANAKHDTYCVYDSQLLTLFTSSLYLAGLVTSLMSSRFTAKIGRRNTIMLGGVIFLVGGAINGGAQNIAMLILGRIFLGFGVGFTNQATPLYVSEIAPPKWRGALGTSFQFFVQIGIVAASIVNSVAAQHPYGWRISLGSAVVPAALITIGAFVITDTPTSLVERGKIDHARKALCKVRGSDDIQPELDELMRRSVHAKSIKQEPFVTIFERQYRPQLVIAALIPLFQQFSGINMIAFYAPNLFQSTGFGQEAALHSHIVLGVVNFVSIIIFSAIVDRVGRRFLFLAGGIQMLFSQIAVAVVLADATGIHGMGSISKGNATLLLVFFSLYSAGFGWSWGPLVWIVPSEIFPTKIRTIGQSITVSVQFIAIFITSQTFLSMLCHMKYGAFLFHATWIIVMTLFIAFFVPETKELHLDSISALWCKHWYWRYFVKGEESQIQQ; encoded by the exons ATGGCTGGTGGAGGATTCGCGGTTGAAGATCCAGTCGCTGACATCGAGACCAAGATAACACTCTCAGTTATCATCTCTTGCATTGTTGCTGCATCTAGTGGACTCATTTTTGGCTATGACATTGGAATTTCAG GAGGTGTTACTACGATGGTTCCATTTCTCGAAAAATTCTTTCCAGATATCCTGAAAAAAGCTGCAAACGCTAAACATGACACATATTGTGTGTATGATAGTCAGTTGTTAACGTTGTTTACGTCGTCTCTATATCTAGCTGGGTTAGTAACTTCTCTAATGTCAAGTCGATTCACAGCGAAGATCGGCCGTAGAAACACGATCATGTTGGGTGGTGTCATCTTTCTTGTGGGTGGTGCCATTAATGGAGGTGCTCAAAATATTGCTATGCTCATCCTTGGTCGAATATTTCTAGGTTTTGGAGTTGGTTTCACTAATCAA GCTACTCCATTGTACGTGTCCGAAATCGCGCCACCAAAATGGCGAGGAGCATTAGGCACAAGTTTTCAATTTTTTGTACAAATTGGCATTGTGGCTGCAAGTATAGTAAACTCGGTCGCAGCGCAACACCCTTATGGATGGCGAATTTCTCTTGGCTCAGCCGTGGTTCCGGCAGCATTGATCACAATCGGCGCCTTCGTTATAACCGACACGCCAACCAGTTTGGTGGAGCGCGGGAAGATAGATCATGCCAGAAAAGCTTTGTGCAAAGTGAGAGGCTCAGACGATATCCAACCCGAGTTAGACGAACTTATGAGACGATCAGTACATGCAAAATCTATAAAGCAAGAGCCTTTTGTCACCATATTTGAGAGACAATATCGACCTCAGTTGGTTATAGCAGCTCTTATTCCTCTTTTCCAGCAATTTTCGGGGATCAACATGATCGCATTCTATGCGCCTAACCTTTTCCAGTCTACGGGTTTCGGGCAAGAAGCAGCGTTGCATTCTCACATTGTGCTCGGAGTTGTTAACTTTGTTTCAATCATTATCTTCTCTGCCATTGTTGATCGGGTTGGTCGAAGATTTTTGTTCTTAGCCGGTGGCATACAAATGCTTTTCAGTCAA ATCGCGGTAGCTGTTGTGCTGGCAGACGCGACCGGTATTCATGGGATGGGAAGCATATCGAAAGGCAACGCGACATTGTTATTGGTATTCTTTAGTCTCTACTCTGCAGGTTTTGGTTGGTCATGGGGTCCTCTCGTATGGATAGTTCCAAGTGAAATATTTCCAACTAAAATCAGAACAATTGGACAAAGCATAACTGTTTCAGTGCAATTCATAGCTATATTTATTACATCTCAAACATTCTTGTCAATGTTATGTCACATGAAGTATGGTGCTTTCTTGTTCCATGCTACTTGGATTATAGTCATGACCCTCTTCATTGCATTCTTCGTGCCTGAAACCAAAGAACTTCATTTGGATTCAATCTCTGCATTATGGTGTAAACACTGGTATTGGCGCTACTTTGTTAAAGGAGAAGAAAGCCAAATTCAGCAGTGA